In Pseudobacter ginsenosidimutans, the following are encoded in one genomic region:
- a CDS encoding ABC transporter ATP-binding protein, giving the protein MKHLKAINKYFWKYRWRFLFGILFIVLSNYFKILSPQLTGFVIDEVQLELIQKNSPGHYSERIGEVTKKQSNYDIGVKELIHQFTSAELGFGQKIVWTGIVLLSLAILSGFFLFLMRQTIIVMSRHIEFDQKNEVFGHYLKLDSNFYKTHSTGDLMNRIAEDVSRVRMYTGPALMYFINLAVTIGFSVYFMLATNAMLTLYVLAPLPLLAITIYFVNNIINRKSERIQGLLSDLTTNAQESYSGIRVIKSFVQEKAMFSFFNKNAEAYKENAIGLAKVEAIYFPSMALLIGLSTLLTIMIGGIYAIRGDQSITIGTIAEFVMYVNMLTFPVSAIGWTASMIQRAAASQKRLNEFLDTVPAIEEPVAAIEPSLDGVIDFNNVDFVYPNTGIHALKSFDLHVKRGEKIAIIGHTGSGKTTIAQLLLRMYDPSSGNIEIDKTDLRKMDLQGLRKQISYVPQDVFLFSDSITSNISFGLDGAPDMSKVQLAARHASVEKEIAGFHDQYNTMIGERGVTLSGGQKQRISIARALIKDPHIVVFDDCLSAVDARTEKEILGNLNRYLKDKTAIIITHRIFTLFDFDQIIVMEEGKMVEKGTHNELLAQNGYYSYLYEQQLLERSDTPEDN; this is encoded by the coding sequence TTGAAGCATTTAAAGGCGATCAACAAGTATTTCTGGAAATATCGGTGGCGATTCCTCTTCGGTATTCTGTTCATCGTGCTTTCCAACTATTTCAAAATACTTTCTCCGCAACTGACGGGCTTTGTGATTGATGAAGTGCAACTGGAACTGATCCAGAAAAATTCACCAGGTCACTATTCCGAAAGGATAGGTGAGGTAACGAAAAAGCAATCCAATTATGATATTGGCGTAAAGGAGCTGATCCATCAGTTCACCAGCGCCGAACTGGGCTTCGGACAGAAGATCGTGTGGACGGGCATCGTATTGTTATCACTGGCTATACTCAGTGGATTTTTCCTGTTTTTGATGCGGCAGACCATCATCGTGATGAGCAGGCATATTGAATTCGATCAGAAGAACGAAGTGTTTGGTCATTACCTGAAACTCGATTCCAATTTTTACAAGACACATAGCACAGGCGACCTGATGAACCGGATTGCGGAAGACGTGAGCCGCGTGCGTATGTATACTGGCCCGGCATTGATGTATTTCATCAACCTGGCGGTGACCATTGGTTTCAGTGTATATTTCATGCTTGCCACCAACGCGATGCTTACCTTGTATGTGCTGGCCCCGCTGCCATTGCTGGCCATCACCATCTACTTCGTTAACAATATCATCAACAGGAAAAGTGAACGGATCCAGGGGCTGCTTTCCGACCTCACCACCAATGCGCAGGAATCCTATTCCGGCATTCGCGTGATCAAATCCTTTGTGCAGGAAAAAGCGATGTTCTCTTTCTTCAATAAGAATGCAGAGGCCTATAAGGAAAATGCGATCGGACTGGCAAAAGTGGAAGCCATCTATTTCCCCAGCATGGCGCTGCTGATCGGATTGAGCACCCTGCTCACCATCATGATCGGTGGCATTTATGCTATCCGCGGGGATCAATCCATTACAATTGGCACCATTGCAGAGTTTGTGATGTATGTGAACATGCTCACATTCCCTGTGAGCGCTATTGGCTGGACGGCCAGTATGATCCAGCGCGCAGCGGCATCACAGAAACGCCTCAACGAATTCCTGGACACTGTCCCTGCCATCGAAGAGCCTGTTGCCGCTATCGAACCATCACTGGATGGCGTGATCGATTTCAACAATGTAGATTTCGTTTATCCCAATACCGGCATACATGCATTGAAATCATTCGACCTGCATGTGAAGCGCGGTGAGAAGATCGCCATCATCGGACATACCGGGTCTGGTAAAACTACGATAGCGCAATTACTGCTGCGCATGTACGATCCCAGCAGTGGAAATATAGAAATCGATAAAACAGATCTCCGGAAGATGGACCTGCAGGGCCTCCGCAAACAGATCAGCTATGTACCGCAGGATGTTTTCCTGTTCAGCGATAGCATCACAAGCAATATCAGCTTTGGGCTGGATGGAGCGCCGGATATGAGCAAAGTGCAGCTCGCTGCCCGCCATGCGAGCGTGGAAAAGGAGATCGCAGGCTTTCATGATCAATATAATACGATGATCGGTGAACGCGGTGTTACACTCAGTGGCGGACAAAAGCAAAGGATCTCCATTGCACGCGCGTTGATCAAGGACCCGCATATCGTTGTTTTCGATGATTGCCTCAGCGCAGTTGACGCCAGAACAGAAAAGGAGATTCTCGGTAACCTGAACCGTTACCTTAAAGACAAGACTGCTATCATCATTACGCATCGTATTTTTACACTATTTGACTTTGATCAGATCATCGTAATGGAAGAAGGGAAAATGGTGGAGAAAGGAACGCACAATGAGTTACTGGCCCAAAACGGGTATTACTCATATTTGTATGAACAACAACTGTTGGAACGATCTGATACTCCTGAAGACAATTAA
- a CDS encoding DUF3276 family protein, with product MTVAYENNDKRMESVYSKRIRAGKRRTYFFDVRATRGNDYYITITESRKKFNENGYDRHKIFLYKEDFNKFLKALTEAVDYVKTDLMPNFDFDAYNHDQDNEQGIEGEVAEEQVDTAEEVVVVASAAAPSHSASADAGEEVDKW from the coding sequence ATGACTGTGGCGTACGAAAACAACGACAAACGAATGGAAAGCGTTTACAGTAAGCGCATCAGAGCTGGGAAAAGAAGAACATACTTCTTCGATGTGAGAGCTACCCGCGGCAATGACTATTACATTACCATCACGGAGAGCCGTAAGAAATTCAACGAAAACGGTTACGACAGGCATAAGATCTTCCTCTACAAAGAAGATTTTAATAAGTTCCTGAAAGCGCTGACCGAAGCTGTTGACTATGTAAAGACTGATCTGATGCCTAACTTTGATTTCGATGCTTACAACCACGACCAGGACAATGAGCAGGGAATAGAAGGTGAAGTGGCAGAAGAACAAGTGGACACTGCAGAAGAAGTGGTAGTGGTAGCCAGTGCAGCAGCTCCTTCACACAGCGCATCAGCCGATGCAGGTGAAGAAGTAGACAAATGGTAA
- a CDS encoding reprolysin-like metallopeptidase, with protein sequence MKNKPSLLLLFSVILSLYSVAQERLWNDLSPADQGLAQRRLSASPWPGKHRLVKLNTTIAKQLQQLAPMENAQAPFPVTAVPFGIPLPEGGLHPDIITESPVLSPDMQTLYPSIKTYRLRDEQSKRFTGRITITPDGVNGLVFTDSGAAYISQAPEFGADAHVVYYVKDIELPLTLRCAAEEEISRVATHELPGSPAPLGSDCQLRTYRVAVSATGEFTQWAGSVSNAVASITSTINAVSAIYERDATIRFVLVNNTNVIYPDPAIDPFPTVNFPDLNTLSMNHATLTSNIGSSNFDLGMVFNKGWDGGLARLNSTCLISSKGSNAAGLNFGTGSNPVPGPQGPVFIGTVAHEIAHQFSATHSFSASNGQCGSNATESTAWEPGGGSTIMAYAGSCTGNSYQNNTDLYFHGGSIEQITSFALSSGTCASITSTGNTPPVVSVDNNSYIIPPGTPFELKANATDAGGNLLYSWEQMDAGPLTNDKPSSSANSGPLFRSYPPNENPGRVFPLISAVLSSTMPDYEVLPTVARSMKFRVTVRDGAPGGGCTAEANVTVTTAGATPFRVTSQNNATSWTANGTNTATISWNPGSSSEAPVNCASVNILFSVDGGYTYPYTLASNIPNSGGAQIIIPSLATSAGRIRVQAAGNIFFDVCQGNITISTGCSASGAMVTPDDNVTAGAGDPSLDLSLSPAYGSIINNFTGQLTNADPKTAIAFNNVGAGNCQTSGNVYQHKRYRFMVNRAGNYSFIIPSATYPAVMNLYQNNYNPTSPCANFLNSNGTRTGNGVGVGTSFTQSLSPGIYYELTVGTFNNNYPALPLNYTITSTNNVGGNLYTNYPSPGAGFNYTYVIVNNTTGLIKAFDAGANLSNANNYPPGAYSVYGLSYGTSITTFNTYQGGSFDAFKQAVLTNPGTLCASLSANAVQVIVKGDGPPPLLPLNAILRDNSVLLRWSTLTENGVSHFEIYRSTDGSNFQKLPGQVNAKGNSNSQTDYTYTDNSPASGDNYYRIRQVNFDAQVVMSSIAKAGRIDNNTIIRLRPNPLKDQPLHLEYITGNREELRIVITDSKGVVITQSAVLAKPGANTFLFNLQHLAKGLYFVTIRRDAGTIVSRFVKQ encoded by the coding sequence ATGAAAAACAAACCCTCACTCCTGTTACTGTTCAGTGTAATCCTTTCACTGTACAGTGTAGCACAGGAGCGCCTTTGGAACGATCTGAGTCCAGCAGACCAGGGATTGGCCCAACGCCGTTTATCCGCATCGCCCTGGCCGGGCAAACACCGTTTGGTAAAACTCAATACAACAATAGCAAAGCAGTTACAGCAACTGGCGCCCATGGAAAATGCACAGGCGCCTTTTCCTGTAACTGCTGTGCCTTTCGGGATACCACTTCCGGAAGGCGGACTGCATCCGGACATCATTACGGAATCACCTGTATTGTCGCCCGACATGCAAACGCTCTATCCTTCTATCAAAACTTACAGGCTCCGCGATGAACAGTCAAAAAGATTCACCGGCAGGATCACCATCACGCCCGATGGTGTAAACGGATTGGTTTTTACAGATAGCGGCGCCGCTTATATTTCACAGGCTCCTGAATTCGGGGCCGATGCACATGTGGTGTACTATGTAAAAGATATCGAGCTGCCGCTAACTCTTCGTTGCGCTGCAGAAGAAGAAATCTCAAGGGTAGCTACCCACGAACTGCCCGGGTCACCTGCCCCGCTTGGCAGCGATTGCCAGCTGCGCACTTATCGTGTAGCCGTGTCCGCTACAGGCGAGTTCACGCAATGGGCAGGCAGCGTCAGCAATGCAGTGGCCAGCATCACCAGCACTATCAATGCAGTAAGCGCCATTTACGAACGCGATGCTACTATCCGGTTCGTACTGGTGAACAATACGAATGTGATCTATCCCGATCCTGCCATCGATCCCTTTCCCACAGTGAACTTCCCGGACCTGAATACGCTCAGCATGAATCATGCAACCCTCACCAGCAATATCGGCAGCAGCAACTTCGATCTGGGCATGGTGTTCAACAAGGGCTGGGACGGTGGTCTGGCAAGATTGAACAGCACCTGTCTGATTTCCAGCAAAGGCAGTAACGCCGCAGGGCTCAATTTCGGCACCGGCTCCAATCCTGTTCCGGGCCCTCAGGGACCGGTATTCATCGGAACGGTTGCGCATGAAATAGCCCATCAGTTCAGCGCCACGCACTCTTTCTCTGCCAGCAATGGTCAATGCGGAAGCAATGCAACGGAAAGCACTGCCTGGGAACCTGGCGGCGGATCCACCATCATGGCATACGCAGGAAGTTGTACCGGCAACAGCTACCAGAACAATACCGATCTCTATTTCCATGGCGGAAGCATTGAACAGATCACCAGCTTTGCCTTGAGTTCAGGCACCTGCGCCAGTATTACAAGCACCGGCAATACACCTCCTGTAGTTTCGGTTGATAATAACAGTTATATCATACCACCCGGCACTCCTTTCGAACTTAAAGCAAATGCAACAGATGCCGGAGGCAACCTGCTTTATAGCTGGGAACAGATGGACGCGGGCCCGCTGACCAATGACAAACCCAGTTCCAGCGCCAATTCCGGGCCACTGTTCAGATCTTATCCACCCAATGAAAATCCCGGTCGTGTGTTCCCCTTGATATCCGCTGTTCTCTCCAGCACCATGCCTGATTATGAAGTGCTGCCCACCGTGGCCCGCTCCATGAAATTCAGGGTAACGGTGAGAGACGGCGCACCCGGCGGTGGTTGTACAGCTGAAGCCAATGTGACCGTTACCACGGCCGGCGCTACACCTTTCCGGGTAACTTCACAGAACAACGCCACTTCCTGGACGGCCAATGGGACCAACACAGCTACCATTTCCTGGAATCCCGGCAGCAGCAGCGAAGCACCGGTGAATTGCGCTTCCGTAAACATCCTGTTCTCTGTTGATGGCGGTTACACTTATCCCTATACGTTAGCATCGAATATTCCCAATAGCGGTGGTGCTCAGATCATCATTCCAAGCCTTGCCACCAGTGCAGGAAGGATCAGGGTACAGGCAGCCGGCAATATTTTTTTCGATGTCTGCCAAGGCAATATCACCATCTCCACCGGCTGTTCCGCATCAGGCGCAATGGTCACTCCTGACGATAATGTAACTGCCGGTGCCGGTGATCCATCGCTGGACCTTAGTCTCAGCCCTGCATATGGCAGCATTATCAATAATTTCACAGGACAACTCACCAACGCTGATCCGAAAACTGCTATTGCTTTTAACAATGTGGGAGCAGGCAACTGCCAGACTTCCGGCAATGTGTACCAGCACAAACGCTACCGCTTCATGGTGAACAGGGCTGGAAATTACAGTTTCATTATTCCATCCGCCACTTATCCGGCAGTGATGAACCTGTATCAGAACAATTACAATCCCACAAGTCCCTGCGCCAATTTCCTGAACTCGAACGGTACCAGGACCGGGAATGGTGTTGGGGTTGGAACCAGCTTCACGCAGAGCTTATCGCCCGGCATCTACTATGAACTTACAGTAGGCACTTTCAACAATAATTATCCGGCATTGCCACTCAATTACACCATCACATCCACCAACAATGTGGGAGGCAACCTGTATACCAATTATCCTTCACCCGGCGCAGGATTCAATTACACTTATGTGATCGTGAACAATACAACCGGATTGATAAAAGCCTTCGATGCCGGCGCCAATCTGTCTAACGCCAACAATTATCCGCCCGGCGCCTATTCGGTATATGGACTTTCGTACGGCACCAGCATTACAACATTCAACACCTACCAGGGAGGCAGCTTCGATGCCTTTAAACAGGCAGTGCTGACCAATCCCGGCACGCTCTGCGCAAGCCTCAGCGCCAATGCAGTGCAGGTGATTGTGAAAGGCGATGGCCCTCCGCCATTGCTTCCGCTCAACGCTATTCTGAGAGACAATTCTGTTTTGCTGAGATGGAGCACGCTTACTGAAAATGGCGTCAGTCATTTTGAGATCTACCGTTCTACCGATGGCAGCAATTTCCAGAAACTGCCCGGACAGGTAAATGCCAAAGGGAACAGTAACTCGCAAACCGACTATACCTATACCGATAATTCACCCGCAAGCGGCGATAATTATTACAGGATACGCCAGGTAAACTTCGACGCGCAGGTAGTGATGAGCAGCATTGCCAAAGCCGGACGTATAGATAACAATACCATAATACGGCTTCGCCCCAATCCCCTAAAGGACCAGCCGCTTCATTTGGAATATATTACAGGCAACAGGGAAGAATTGCGGATAGTGATCACCGATAGCAAAGGAGTTGTAATCACACAGTCTGCAGTATTGGCAAAACCAGGCGCGAACACCTTCCTTTTCAACCTGCAGCACCTGGCGAAAGGGTTGTACTTTGTTACCATCCGTCGTGATGCCGGCACCATTGTATCCAGGTTCGTAAAACAATAA